The Pseudomonas sp. Marseille-Q3773 DNA window CGCGTGTGCTGTTCATGCTGCACACCGGGCATGTCGCCGACCGCTATGACCGGCGCAAGGTCGCCGCCTTGTGCCAGAGCCTGCAGGGCCTGATCGCCCTGGCATTGGCAGTGGGCAGCGCCACCGACAACGTCACTCGCGAACTGATCTTCGCCCTGGCCTTCCTGCTCGGCGCCACGCGTTCCTTCGAGATGCCGGCAACCCAGGCGTTGCTGCCCAACGTGGTGCCAGCCGGGCTGTTCCCACGCGCGGTGGCGGCATCGGCATCGGCTACCCAGTCGGCCACCATCGTGGCGCCCGCCGTGGGCGGCTTCCTGTATGCCTTCGGCAGCATCTGGGTGTACGGCCCGACCGTGGCCCTGTACGCCATCGCCTGCCTATTGACCCTGAGCCTGGAGGCACGCGGCCAGGTAGCCCAGCGAGGGCGTGCCAGCATCGAATCGCTGCTGGCCGGCATCCGCTTTATCCGCAGCCGGCCGGACATCCTCGGCGCCATCTCGCTCGACCTGTTTGCCGTATTGCTCGGTGGGGCCACCGCGCTGCTGCCGGTGTTTGCCAAGGACATCCTGCTGACCGGGCCGCTGGGCCTGGGCCTGCTGCGCTCGGCGCCGGCGGTGGGCGCGTTGCTGATGTCGCTGTGGCTGGCGCGTTTCCCGTTCGAGCGCAACGTCGGGCGAACGATGTTCACGGCAGTGGGGGTATTCGGCGTGGCGACCATTGCCTTCGGCCTGTCGACCTCGTTCTGGTTCTCGCTCGCGGTGCTGGTGGTGCTGGGCGCAGCGGACATGATCAGCATGGTCATCCGCGGCGCCTTCGTGCAGCTGGAAACGCCGGATGAGATGCGCGGGCGGGTGAGTGCGGTGAACGGCCTGTTCATTGGTGCCTCGAATCAGCTCGGCGAGTTCGAATCGGGGGTTACGGCGCACTGGTTTGGCACAGTGCCAGCGGTAGTGATGGGCGGCGTCGGCACCCTGCTGGTAACCGGGGTGTGGATAAAACTGTTCCCGACCCTGGCCAGGCGGGATCGGTTGCATGACGGTTGAGAGGCAGCCTGTGCCGGCGAAGGGGCCGGTACCGGCTATACAGAACCCATTGCCCAATGGCCATAGGCCCCTGCAGAGCATGCTGGTATGATGCGCGGCTTTTTTCCGCCCCACACAAAACCACGGCAACCGGTACGGTCTGTGCTTTGCTGTTGGGGTCGATAGATTGATGGCGCCTGGGGCGCCTCGGGGAGCGGGCATGCTGGAAAGGCTGTTTCAACTGAGAGCACACAACACCAATGTGCGCACCGAGATTCTGGCGGGCGTCACGACCTTCCTGGCCATGGCCTACATCCTGTTCGTCAACCCGAGCATCCTCGGCGAGACCGGCATGGACAAGGGCGCGATCTTCGTCGCCACCTGCCTGGCCGCGGCCATCGGTTCGGTGACCATGGGCCTGATCGCCAACTACCCGATCGCCCTGGCACCGGGCATGGGCCTGAACGCATTCTTCACCTACACCGTGGTGCTGCACATGGGCCACACCTGGCAGGTGGCACTGGGCGCAGTGTTCCTGTCGGCGGTGATGTTCTTCCTGTTATCGATCTTCCGCATCCGCGAGTGGATCGTGAACAGCATCCCGCTGCCGCTGCGTTCGGCCATCGCCGCCGGCATAGGCTTGTTCCTGGCGTTGATCGCCCTGCATAACGCCGGCATCGTCGTCGATAACCCGGCTACCCTGGTGGGCCTGGGCGACCTCAAGCAACCAGCACCGATCCTCGCTACCCTGGGCTTCTTCCTGATTGTCGGCCTGGAGTCGCTGAAAGTGCGCGGCGCGGTGCTGATCGGTATTCTTGCCGTGACCATCGCCTCGATCGTGATGGGCGTGACCCCCTTCGGCGGCATCGTCTCCATGCCACCGTCGCTGGCCCCGACCTTCCTGCAGCTGGACATCGCCGGTGCGCTGGACGTGGGCCTGGTCAGCGTGATCTTCGCCTTCCTGTTCGTCGACCTGTTCGACAACTCCGGCACCCTGATCGGCGTGGCCAAGCGCGCCGGGCTGATGGGCAAGGACGGGCACATGCCGAAGATGGGCCGTGCGCTGATTGCCGACAGTACCGCGGCCATGGCCGGTTCGTTGCTGGGTACCTCGACCACCACCAGCTACATCGAATCCGCCGCCGGCGTGAGCGCCGGTGGCCGCACCGGCCTGACTGCCATCGTGGTCGCCGTGCTGTTCCTGCTGGCCCTGTTCTTCGCTCCGCTGGCCGGTAGCGTGCCGGCCTTCGCCACCGCCCCGGCGCTGCTGTTCGTCGCGGTGCTGATGGCTTCGGGCCTGGCGGAAATAAACTGGGACGACGTCACCGAAGCCGCACCGGTGGTGGTGACCGCCCTGGCCATGCCGCTGACCTACTCGATCGCCAACGGCATCGCCTTCGGCTTCATCTCCTGGACTGCCGTCAAGCTGATCTCCGGTCGCCACCGCGACCTGAACCCGGCGCTGGTGATCCTTTCCATCCTGTTCGTCATCAAGCTGGGCTGGTTCAACGCATGAGTGCTGCTTACGACCCCTCTTCCTACGCCACCCAGCTGGACGCCAAGGTGGCCCGGCTGCGCGAGCTGCTGGCGCCGT harbors:
- a CDS encoding NCS2 family permease; protein product: MLERLFQLRAHNTNVRTEILAGVTTFLAMAYILFVNPSILGETGMDKGAIFVATCLAAAIGSVTMGLIANYPIALAPGMGLNAFFTYTVVLHMGHTWQVALGAVFLSAVMFFLLSIFRIREWIVNSIPLPLRSAIAAGIGLFLALIALHNAGIVVDNPATLVGLGDLKQPAPILATLGFFLIVGLESLKVRGAVLIGILAVTIASIVMGVTPFGGIVSMPPSLAPTFLQLDIAGALDVGLVSVIFAFLFVDLFDNSGTLIGVAKRAGLMGKDGHMPKMGRALIADSTAAMAGSLLGTSTTTSYIESAAGVSAGGRTGLTAIVVAVLFLLALFFAPLAGSVPAFATAPALLFVAVLMASGLAEINWDDVTEAAPVVVTALAMPLTYSIANGIAFGFISWTAVKLISGRHRDLNPALVILSILFVIKLGWFNA
- a CDS encoding MFS transporter codes for the protein MPDSAPQLLRHHRPFLAFWLARVFTASGFQMLTVAIGWHLYQLTGNVLDLGLVGLVEFAPRVLFMLHTGHVADRYDRRKVAALCQSLQGLIALALAVGSATDNVTRELIFALAFLLGATRSFEMPATQALLPNVVPAGLFPRAVAASASATQSATIVAPAVGGFLYAFGSIWVYGPTVALYAIACLLTLSLEARGQVAQRGRASIESLLAGIRFIRSRPDILGAISLDLFAVLLGGATALLPVFAKDILLTGPLGLGLLRSAPAVGALLMSLWLARFPFERNVGRTMFTAVGVFGVATIAFGLSTSFWFSLAVLVVLGAADMISMVIRGAFVQLETPDEMRGRVSAVNGLFIGASNQLGEFESGVTAHWFGTVPAVVMGGVGTLLVTGVWIKLFPTLARRDRLHDG